The sequence below is a genomic window from Candidatus Bathyarchaeota archaeon.
GGAAACAAGAAAAAAAATATCAGAGGTAATGAAAAACGCCAAGAACTAAGAAAATTGGACTTGGTGGGAGTCTGGGCTCAAGATATGGCATTGCACCAAGAAAAAGGTATATTGAAATCCTGACCCGTATGAGAAAAAAGCATGAATGTCCAAGATGCCACTTGAGAGCCGTTAAAAGATTGAGCGTCGGTATATGGCAATGCAGAAAATGTGATTATAAATTTGCAGGAGGAGCTTATGAACCTTTTACTAAATTAGGGGAAGTTGCTATGAGAGTATCAAGAGGAGATACGGGTTTAATTGAATCTGAAAGCGAAACAATAGAGTCTAGCAAAGTGGCTCAGAGTACTACTACTAAGATTAAAAGAAAGAAAGGCTCAAAATAATTAACGAATAATTATGGTTGTATGAAAATCATTTTTGAATTTTATTTATAGTATCACTTTATAGCACGTTAATTAAGTAAATCAAAGGATCTAATTGATCTTGAATTGGAAAGCTATTGCGGAAATAGAAATTATGTTTGAAAATGAAAAGCAGACAAAAGCTATGCTAGATGCTTTAGCACCTGAAATTAAAAAACCCCCAACGTCTAGATCTAAAACCGATGTTTCATTAGAAAAAAATCTATTATTTTTAAAGATAAAAGCGGATGATATAATTTCATTAAGAGCATCAGTTAATTCTCACATGCGTTTCCTAAAAGCTTGGAGGAATGCAGTAAAGATGATAAATAAGGCCAAGAATCTCTAATATTGATGAATAATTTG
It includes:
- a CDS encoding 50S ribosomal protein L37ae; translation: MGLGGSLGSRYGIAPRKRYIEILTRMRKKHECPRCHLRAVKRLSVGIWQCRKCDYKFAGGAYEPFTKLGEVAMRVSRGDTGLIESESETIESSKVAQSTTTKIKRKKGSK
- a CDS encoding KEOPS complex subunit Pcc1 codes for the protein MNWKAIAEIEIMFENEKQTKAMLDALAPEIKKPPTSRSKTDVSLEKNLLFLKIKADDIISLRASVNSHMRFLKAWRNAVKMINKAKNL